In a genomic window of Lagopus muta isolate bLagMut1 chromosome 2, bLagMut1 primary, whole genome shotgun sequence:
- the LOC125689706 gene encoding T-cell activation Rho GTPase-activating protein isoform X1, with translation MKVLSSCNTSKTLNAGNMESLIECPSEADAKKCPLLGPADTEDRLCQLAADGTKKRKKVISWPFALRRTSTSGDSPGQLDSGLKITLFGQPLAIICGEDDMLPHPVQDLLTILYMKGPSTEGIFRKAANEKARKELKEDLNKGGNVDLESKTVHLLAVVLKDFLRNIPSKLLSDDLYDKWMLALEKPSKQEKIEELKEVADKLPRPNLVLLKQLLSVLHRISQNADTSRMDANNLAICVGPNMLSPGTGSTLPLEVQKEMNDKVTVLVEFLIENNSEIFGEDILWPVSTLAVESPEHIDSSTERLCATHQNDSAYDSPDPEAECCTSELEQPKGRSTGLSRRYPACVSATSLTICKNDTNTMDRRYSEPDLSFQDRFESKIRKQKLNKSEDSFPVQQKQLGLENEVLDKRLAILPSQLSSDSLSKTSSSCSLESSDGSVFTSSPLVSPSSPKKNFLNRPQSFCTKPHEDCSTIRREIKKHSMSFSFANHRKTLTKQQSWGPGKHVGFQRDSFTKKDDQFSCRIVQENSPEDDKPMHVPYQRRSRFRSADEVFREVDQRNPGRPPSYEEATKNCVATQVPSCNVTVQTMRSKVSNQDALPSDLCTGLAQGRACTAMKDLPSDRISAVNDSDAETETLSVTVGINSRVSLPVTPGVYRLRAMSESYQKNKHEYVARRCSQPIFEVEQIQYAKESYV, from the exons ATGAAAGTGCTTAGCAGCTGTAATACT TCAAAGACACTAAATGCTGGAAACATGGAGAGTTTGATTGAGTGCCCATCAGAG GCTGATGCCAAGAAATGCCCCCTGTTGGGCCCAGCTGACACTGAGGACAGACTTTGCCAGTTGGCTG CAGatggaacaaagaaaagaaagaaggtgaTATCGTGGCCATTTGCTCTGAGACGCACTTCCACCAGCGGGGATTCCCCAGGGCAGCTGGACTCCGGCCTCAAGATCACCTTGTTTGGCCAGCCTCTGGCAATTATTTGTGGGGAAGATGACATGCTGCCCCATCCAGTCCAG gatCTCCTAACTATATTGTACATGAAAGGACCTTCCACTGAAGGGATATTCAGAAAAGCTGCCAATGAGAAAGCGCGCAAGGAGTTGAAGGAGGATCTAAACAAAGGCGGGAATGTtgatttggaaagcaaaactgTGCACCTACTGGCAGTGGTTTTGAAG GACTTCCTCCGAAATATTCCCTCCAAACTTCTGTCAGATGACCTGTATGACAAGTGGATGCTAGCTCTGGAGAAGccaagcaagcaagaaaaaattgaagaacTGAAAGA GGTGGCTGACAAATTGCCCAGACCAAACCTGGTCTTGCTCAAGCAGTTGCTTTCTGTGCTCCACCGCATCAGCCAGAACGCTGACACCAGCAGGATGGACGCCAACAACCTTGCCATCTGCGTAGGCCCAAACATGCTGAGCCCGGGGACAGGCAGCACATTGCCGCTGGAGGTGCAGAAGGAGATGAATGACAAG GTGACTGTGTTGGTGGAGTTCCTTATAGAAAACAACTCAGAAATATTTGGAGAGGACATTCTATGGCCTGTCAGCACCTTGGCTGTGGAGTCACCAGAGCATATAGACAGCTCCACAG AACGCCTGTGTGCTACTCATCAGAATGACTCTGCCTATGACAGCCCAGATCCTGAAGCTGAATGCTGTACTTCTGAGCTGGAGCAGCCCAAAGGAAGAAGCACTGGTTTGAGCAGAAGATATCCAGCGTGTGTCTCTGCCACATCACTGACTATTTGCAAAAATGACACCAACACGATGGACAGGAGGTACTCAGAGCCAGACCTATCATTCCAGGACCGTTTCgaaagcaaaataaggaaaCAGAAGCTAAACAAAAGTGAGGACAGTTTTCCAgttcagcagaagcagctaGGTCTGGAGAATGAGGTGCTGGACAAACGACTTGCAATCTTACCTTCACAACTATCAAGTGACTCTCTATCTAAAACATCCTCCAGTTGCTCACTAGAGAGCTCTGATGGCTCAGTCTTCACCAGCTCCCCATTAGTTTCACCCTCTAGTCCCAAAAAAAACTTCTTAAATAGGCCCCAGTCCTTTTGCACCAAGCCTCATGAAGACTGTAGCACAATTAGGCGAGAGATCAAAAAGCATTCTATGTCATTCTCTTTTGCAAACCACCGGAAAACACTAACAAAACAACAGAGTTGGGGGCCTGGAAAACACGTGGGTTTCCAGAGGGACAGTTTCACAAAGAAAGATGATCAGTTCTCCTGCAGAATTGTACAGGAAAACAGCCCCGAGGATGACAAACCAATGCATGTGCCATACCAGCGAAGGTCACGTTTCAGGTCAGCTGATGAAGTGTTCAGAGAGGTAGACCAGAGGAATCCTGGAAGACCACCCTCTTACGAAGAAGCTACTAAGAACTGCGTGGCCACCCAAGTTCCCTCCTGCAATGTCACAGTTCAGACTATGAGATCAAAGGTGTCAAACCAGGACGCTTTGCCATCTGATCTGTGTACTGGCCTTGCACAGGGCAGAGCCTGTACAGCTATGAAGGACCTACCCAGCGACAGGATTTCTGCAGTGAATGATTCTGATGCAGAAACTGAAACTCTCAGTGTTACTGTTGGAATAAACTCCCGTGTGAGTTTACCTGTGACGCCAGGAGTGTACCGACTGAGAGCCATGTCTGAATCCTatcaaaagaacaaacatgAGTATGTGGCACGACGGTGCAGCCAGCCCATTTTTGAGGTAGAGCAGATACAATATGCTAAGGAATCCTACGTTTAA
- the LOC125689706 gene encoding T-cell activation Rho GTPase-activating protein isoform X2, whose product MKVLSSCNTSKTLNAGNMESLIECPSEADAKKCPLLGPADTEDRLCQLADGTKKRKKVISWPFALRRTSTSGDSPGQLDSGLKITLFGQPLAIICGEDDMLPHPVQDLLTILYMKGPSTEGIFRKAANEKARKELKEDLNKGGNVDLESKTVHLLAVVLKDFLRNIPSKLLSDDLYDKWMLALEKPSKQEKIEELKEVADKLPRPNLVLLKQLLSVLHRISQNADTSRMDANNLAICVGPNMLSPGTGSTLPLEVQKEMNDKVTVLVEFLIENNSEIFGEDILWPVSTLAVESPEHIDSSTERLCATHQNDSAYDSPDPEAECCTSELEQPKGRSTGLSRRYPACVSATSLTICKNDTNTMDRRYSEPDLSFQDRFESKIRKQKLNKSEDSFPVQQKQLGLENEVLDKRLAILPSQLSSDSLSKTSSSCSLESSDGSVFTSSPLVSPSSPKKNFLNRPQSFCTKPHEDCSTIRREIKKHSMSFSFANHRKTLTKQQSWGPGKHVGFQRDSFTKKDDQFSCRIVQENSPEDDKPMHVPYQRRSRFRSADEVFREVDQRNPGRPPSYEEATKNCVATQVPSCNVTVQTMRSKVSNQDALPSDLCTGLAQGRACTAMKDLPSDRISAVNDSDAETETLSVTVGINSRVSLPVTPGVYRLRAMSESYQKNKHEYVARRCSQPIFEVEQIQYAKESYV is encoded by the exons ATGAAAGTGCTTAGCAGCTGTAATACT TCAAAGACACTAAATGCTGGAAACATGGAGAGTTTGATTGAGTGCCCATCAGAG GCTGATGCCAAGAAATGCCCCCTGTTGGGCCCAGCTGACACTGAGGACAGACTTTGCCAGTTGGCTG atggaacaaagaaaagaaagaaggtgaTATCGTGGCCATTTGCTCTGAGACGCACTTCCACCAGCGGGGATTCCCCAGGGCAGCTGGACTCCGGCCTCAAGATCACCTTGTTTGGCCAGCCTCTGGCAATTATTTGTGGGGAAGATGACATGCTGCCCCATCCAGTCCAG gatCTCCTAACTATATTGTACATGAAAGGACCTTCCACTGAAGGGATATTCAGAAAAGCTGCCAATGAGAAAGCGCGCAAGGAGTTGAAGGAGGATCTAAACAAAGGCGGGAATGTtgatttggaaagcaaaactgTGCACCTACTGGCAGTGGTTTTGAAG GACTTCCTCCGAAATATTCCCTCCAAACTTCTGTCAGATGACCTGTATGACAAGTGGATGCTAGCTCTGGAGAAGccaagcaagcaagaaaaaattgaagaacTGAAAGA GGTGGCTGACAAATTGCCCAGACCAAACCTGGTCTTGCTCAAGCAGTTGCTTTCTGTGCTCCACCGCATCAGCCAGAACGCTGACACCAGCAGGATGGACGCCAACAACCTTGCCATCTGCGTAGGCCCAAACATGCTGAGCCCGGGGACAGGCAGCACATTGCCGCTGGAGGTGCAGAAGGAGATGAATGACAAG GTGACTGTGTTGGTGGAGTTCCTTATAGAAAACAACTCAGAAATATTTGGAGAGGACATTCTATGGCCTGTCAGCACCTTGGCTGTGGAGTCACCAGAGCATATAGACAGCTCCACAG AACGCCTGTGTGCTACTCATCAGAATGACTCTGCCTATGACAGCCCAGATCCTGAAGCTGAATGCTGTACTTCTGAGCTGGAGCAGCCCAAAGGAAGAAGCACTGGTTTGAGCAGAAGATATCCAGCGTGTGTCTCTGCCACATCACTGACTATTTGCAAAAATGACACCAACACGATGGACAGGAGGTACTCAGAGCCAGACCTATCATTCCAGGACCGTTTCgaaagcaaaataaggaaaCAGAAGCTAAACAAAAGTGAGGACAGTTTTCCAgttcagcagaagcagctaGGTCTGGAGAATGAGGTGCTGGACAAACGACTTGCAATCTTACCTTCACAACTATCAAGTGACTCTCTATCTAAAACATCCTCCAGTTGCTCACTAGAGAGCTCTGATGGCTCAGTCTTCACCAGCTCCCCATTAGTTTCACCCTCTAGTCCCAAAAAAAACTTCTTAAATAGGCCCCAGTCCTTTTGCACCAAGCCTCATGAAGACTGTAGCACAATTAGGCGAGAGATCAAAAAGCATTCTATGTCATTCTCTTTTGCAAACCACCGGAAAACACTAACAAAACAACAGAGTTGGGGGCCTGGAAAACACGTGGGTTTCCAGAGGGACAGTTTCACAAAGAAAGATGATCAGTTCTCCTGCAGAATTGTACAGGAAAACAGCCCCGAGGATGACAAACCAATGCATGTGCCATACCAGCGAAGGTCACGTTTCAGGTCAGCTGATGAAGTGTTCAGAGAGGTAGACCAGAGGAATCCTGGAAGACCACCCTCTTACGAAGAAGCTACTAAGAACTGCGTGGCCACCCAAGTTCCCTCCTGCAATGTCACAGTTCAGACTATGAGATCAAAGGTGTCAAACCAGGACGCTTTGCCATCTGATCTGTGTACTGGCCTTGCACAGGGCAGAGCCTGTACAGCTATGAAGGACCTACCCAGCGACAGGATTTCTGCAGTGAATGATTCTGATGCAGAAACTGAAACTCTCAGTGTTACTGTTGGAATAAACTCCCGTGTGAGTTTACCTGTGACGCCAGGAGTGTACCGACTGAGAGCCATGTCTGAATCCTatcaaaagaacaaacatgAGTATGTGGCACGACGGTGCAGCCAGCCCATTTTTGAGGTAGAGCAGATACAATATGCTAAGGAATCCTACGTTTAA
- the LOC125689706 gene encoding T-cell activation Rho GTPase-activating protein isoform X3, translating to MESLIECPSEADAKKCPLLGPADTEDRLCQLAADGTKKRKKVISWPFALRRTSTSGDSPGQLDSGLKITLFGQPLAIICGEDDMLPHPVQDLLTILYMKGPSTEGIFRKAANEKARKELKEDLNKGGNVDLESKTVHLLAVVLKDFLRNIPSKLLSDDLYDKWMLALEKPSKQEKIEELKEVADKLPRPNLVLLKQLLSVLHRISQNADTSRMDANNLAICVGPNMLSPGTGSTLPLEVQKEMNDKVTVLVEFLIENNSEIFGEDILWPVSTLAVESPEHIDSSTERLCATHQNDSAYDSPDPEAECCTSELEQPKGRSTGLSRRYPACVSATSLTICKNDTNTMDRRYSEPDLSFQDRFESKIRKQKLNKSEDSFPVQQKQLGLENEVLDKRLAILPSQLSSDSLSKTSSSCSLESSDGSVFTSSPLVSPSSPKKNFLNRPQSFCTKPHEDCSTIRREIKKHSMSFSFANHRKTLTKQQSWGPGKHVGFQRDSFTKKDDQFSCRIVQENSPEDDKPMHVPYQRRSRFRSADEVFREVDQRNPGRPPSYEEATKNCVATQVPSCNVTVQTMRSKVSNQDALPSDLCTGLAQGRACTAMKDLPSDRISAVNDSDAETETLSVTVGINSRVSLPVTPGVYRLRAMSESYQKNKHEYVARRCSQPIFEVEQIQYAKESYV from the exons ATGGAGAGTTTGATTGAGTGCCCATCAGAG GCTGATGCCAAGAAATGCCCCCTGTTGGGCCCAGCTGACACTGAGGACAGACTTTGCCAGTTGGCTG CAGatggaacaaagaaaagaaagaaggtgaTATCGTGGCCATTTGCTCTGAGACGCACTTCCACCAGCGGGGATTCCCCAGGGCAGCTGGACTCCGGCCTCAAGATCACCTTGTTTGGCCAGCCTCTGGCAATTATTTGTGGGGAAGATGACATGCTGCCCCATCCAGTCCAG gatCTCCTAACTATATTGTACATGAAAGGACCTTCCACTGAAGGGATATTCAGAAAAGCTGCCAATGAGAAAGCGCGCAAGGAGTTGAAGGAGGATCTAAACAAAGGCGGGAATGTtgatttggaaagcaaaactgTGCACCTACTGGCAGTGGTTTTGAAG GACTTCCTCCGAAATATTCCCTCCAAACTTCTGTCAGATGACCTGTATGACAAGTGGATGCTAGCTCTGGAGAAGccaagcaagcaagaaaaaattgaagaacTGAAAGA GGTGGCTGACAAATTGCCCAGACCAAACCTGGTCTTGCTCAAGCAGTTGCTTTCTGTGCTCCACCGCATCAGCCAGAACGCTGACACCAGCAGGATGGACGCCAACAACCTTGCCATCTGCGTAGGCCCAAACATGCTGAGCCCGGGGACAGGCAGCACATTGCCGCTGGAGGTGCAGAAGGAGATGAATGACAAG GTGACTGTGTTGGTGGAGTTCCTTATAGAAAACAACTCAGAAATATTTGGAGAGGACATTCTATGGCCTGTCAGCACCTTGGCTGTGGAGTCACCAGAGCATATAGACAGCTCCACAG AACGCCTGTGTGCTACTCATCAGAATGACTCTGCCTATGACAGCCCAGATCCTGAAGCTGAATGCTGTACTTCTGAGCTGGAGCAGCCCAAAGGAAGAAGCACTGGTTTGAGCAGAAGATATCCAGCGTGTGTCTCTGCCACATCACTGACTATTTGCAAAAATGACACCAACACGATGGACAGGAGGTACTCAGAGCCAGACCTATCATTCCAGGACCGTTTCgaaagcaaaataaggaaaCAGAAGCTAAACAAAAGTGAGGACAGTTTTCCAgttcagcagaagcagctaGGTCTGGAGAATGAGGTGCTGGACAAACGACTTGCAATCTTACCTTCACAACTATCAAGTGACTCTCTATCTAAAACATCCTCCAGTTGCTCACTAGAGAGCTCTGATGGCTCAGTCTTCACCAGCTCCCCATTAGTTTCACCCTCTAGTCCCAAAAAAAACTTCTTAAATAGGCCCCAGTCCTTTTGCACCAAGCCTCATGAAGACTGTAGCACAATTAGGCGAGAGATCAAAAAGCATTCTATGTCATTCTCTTTTGCAAACCACCGGAAAACACTAACAAAACAACAGAGTTGGGGGCCTGGAAAACACGTGGGTTTCCAGAGGGACAGTTTCACAAAGAAAGATGATCAGTTCTCCTGCAGAATTGTACAGGAAAACAGCCCCGAGGATGACAAACCAATGCATGTGCCATACCAGCGAAGGTCACGTTTCAGGTCAGCTGATGAAGTGTTCAGAGAGGTAGACCAGAGGAATCCTGGAAGACCACCCTCTTACGAAGAAGCTACTAAGAACTGCGTGGCCACCCAAGTTCCCTCCTGCAATGTCACAGTTCAGACTATGAGATCAAAGGTGTCAAACCAGGACGCTTTGCCATCTGATCTGTGTACTGGCCTTGCACAGGGCAGAGCCTGTACAGCTATGAAGGACCTACCCAGCGACAGGATTTCTGCAGTGAATGATTCTGATGCAGAAACTGAAACTCTCAGTGTTACTGTTGGAATAAACTCCCGTGTGAGTTTACCTGTGACGCCAGGAGTGTACCGACTGAGAGCCATGTCTGAATCCTatcaaaagaacaaacatgAGTATGTGGCACGACGGTGCAGCCAGCCCATTTTTGAGGTAGAGCAGATACAATATGCTAAGGAATCCTACGTTTAA